ATCTTTGCCAGCGTATTCATCTCCCTGGGAGATAGAGACGGAAGTGTTCCCGGGGGACATTTATGAAATTAAAGCCAGGATAACGTCATGGGATACTGGCAATATGACCAGTAACCCACTGTATCACTGTCGAGGTGGCAACGCTTGTGAGCTTTATATCCTATATTATGATGTTTATGGAGTAAGATACCCATCAGAGGCTATATGGATAGATGAGCAAGCAAGAGAAAAGAAAACGTTGGGTGAGTTGGGCGAGTATCTAATACAACGAGGGCTATTTAATAGAACAATTACCGGAAAAACCGCGGGTGGGGGGGGGGAAATATGTTTCTTCCTTGGCTATCGTAACTCTGGTGGGGGCGCCCTATTTTTGCATTTACCTGGCGGCCCAAATGTTTGCCAGCACCAAATCACCCCTACTTACTGCGATTTTTATCTGCCGAATATTGAGTTGAGGCATGGCGTACTCAGCCCGGACAAAACCAACGGGAATACGGCCAAAGCTACCTTGAATGCGCAGTGCAGTTCTGATTTACAGGTGCGCATTGTGTCGGCAGATAATTCTGACAGTATTTTTTTCAATGGAGTTAACGGTTTTCGCAGCGACTTGCAGGTGGACGGCGTAAATATAGGCCGCGGAAAGGTGGTAACCGTTACACCGACGGGGGTTTTACTGAGCTTGACCTCCACGCTGGCTGGTTATGATGGTAGTACTGGAACATTTCAGGGTTCAAAAACCATCATAATTGCTTTGCCATAGCTCATATCTCTCTTATTTAGATGAAAGTAAACGAGATAATTGGTTAATAAAAGTAAGTTTGGTAAAGACTGATGAGGGCATTACATATGACTCTCAAAGCAATCGGTAGGAATGAAATCAGGAAATTAACATATTGTTAATTTTAATGCTTTTTTTGGGGGGGATAATTTATGACCATCCAAGATGGTTTTTCCACAAGATAGAGAGGGGTGATAAGGATGAGTAATATTAACATTGTCATTGACGACGAGAACCGTTATTTTGCCGAGGGCCTGCGGCTCAGTATTGAAAAGTATGCTAAGAAAAATAATAGAACCATCTGCTTTTTAGCCCCTGGCGCTGCGGAACAGCCTGATATGGTGCTTGCCTCCTCCCGGCGGCGCGCCCAGCGCTGGCGCAGAACAAGCCAAGGTGGTGCTCCGAAGGTCGTCACCGTTAAAGAACGGCCTATTTCAGCAGTGAAAGATGCTGTGCGCGTGCTTTACCGCACGGATGATCAGATCAAGCTGTTTGAGTTGTTGAATGAGGCATTGTCTGGTTCTGACTCTGTTCTTGTCAAACCTCAGACCCTGACCCAACGCGAATGGCAGGTGGTGAACTATCTCCGCAGCGGGGTCGATCAATCGCAAACCGCCAGGCTGTTAGGGGTCAGCGTAAAAACCGTGCACAGTCATAAACGATCGGTTATGAGCAAGTTGATGTTAAGCCGCAATCATGAGTTTATTTATTGGCTGTTGTCCCAAGAGGGAGAATATTCTTAACCTTGATGAGGGATACTCTAATTCTTCTTTTTTGTTATTCTGACACCCCCGTTATTTTCAATTTTAATGAAATGGCTATGTATTTTATATATCAGTGGCGCGAATGTTAAATCTGAAAGGATAGTTCACAAGCATGTCGCGCAGGCTGTGAAAAAAATACTATAGGTTTATTAATGGCTATTTATCGATGAGCAGGGGTTAGCCCTGCTTTTTTTGGCTCATAACGCGAGATGGCTTATGAGTTCTGAAAGGCCATTTATCAGGTGAATATTATATTTGTGTGGTGCCGGGGTGTACCCAGGGAAGGTAAATTGGATCTTTTTTATCTGGCGATTTTTTTGTTTTTTCTGAGTTTATATGCGTTTTTCAAACACGATCAGCGCATGAAGAAAAGGCGATTGGCGATAGGTGAAAGAGGGCGTTAGCCGCAACAGGAAACCGGTACAGGGTCTGCCGCACAGGGAAATAAATACAAGCGGATAATTCAATAAACAAGGAGAAGGACATGATGAGAAAAAAAATCGCATTGCTGGGTTGCACACTGCTGATGTGTTCGCAGCTGGCGCAGGCCGGGCTGGTGATTGAAGGCGGTCTCAATGGCAATAGCGGCAGCGGTGGCGGAACTTCCGTTGACGTGAGCATTAACGGCAGCACTAACGGCAACAACGGCACCGGTGTAAACGTTGGCGGTTCGCAAAAGCCGGATTCTAGCGCCAGCCAACTGCAAAAAGACATTTACGCGTCAATTTGCGCCAGCCCGTTTATGAAGAAATACGCTTCGATTTGCCAATAAGGAGTGTATGTAGTCAAGCCCGCCACGACGATGGCGGGCTTTTTCTTCGTTTTGCCCGCCATAGGTATCTCAATCTTGCCGTTCAGGCTTGATGTAGGCAATGCCTTGTTCGTCATACAGGGTGTAAATCATCCGCAACAGTGTCTTGATATCTTCAGATTCATCCAACTGCAGGATGCTCATGATGATCGGGGAAACCAGGCGCTGTTCGTTCAATGCGTTGTAGACCACGTCCGGGCGCTTCAGGCTGTGCAGGCAGTGGGGAACCAACGCGATGCCTTCACCTGCGGCGACCAGCCCCAATGCGACCTGCAGTTCCCGCACCTCCATGATTTTTCTGGGGACTAACGCACGATCGCGAAAGGTCGCCAGTACCTGATCGGCAAAGCTTGGGCGCGGCGTTTGCGGGTAAACGATCAGCGTTTCCGCCTGTAGGGCGCGCAGCGTTAATCCCTCCGAACGCGCCAGCGGGTGATCGGCCGCTAAGGCCGCCATCAGAGGCTCTTCTCGCAGGATAATGCGGCGTATATGCATGTCTTCATGGCGAATGCGGCCGAATCCTACATCGATTTTCCCTTCCTTGAGCGCCCGGGTCTGTTCCAGAGTGGTCATTTCATGCAGGCTCAGACCCACTTCGGGGTGAGCGGTTCGGAAACGGCGAATCAGCTGCGGCAGGATGTCATAGAGCGTTGAGGCGACAAAACCGAGCGATAGCGGGCGCTCTACTTGCCCCACGCGCTGGGTCATGGTCTTCAATTCGAGACTTTGCGCCAGGAATTGCAGTGCGTGCCCATAGAGAAAGCGCCCGGCCGCGGTCAGCACCAGCGGACGCGAGCCGCGTTTAAACAGCCTCACCCCCAGACTCGCCTCCAACTGCTGAATTTGCCGGCTGAGCGGCGGTTGGCTGATATGCAGCCGCTCAGCCGCCCGGCTGAAATTCTGCTCTTCCGCGACGGCGATAAAATAGCGTAAATGACGCAGCTCCACGATTATGCCTTTAAGGTATCAATACGATGCAAAATGGGTGTTAGACGAGCGCGCCCATGAGCGATATCGTCGCGGATGAAAATAAAATATGTATTGGCCACTCATCATAGGTGGTTTTTCCTTTTTATTAAAGAATAAGCTTTTTAGCTGAATTCAATTCGTCTATATAAGTGAAATACATAAGCTCAACCTGTTATTGGTTGTTTGCTCTGATATTTATGGTTGGTGCTGATTTCATTTTCAGGAGGGCATATGTCTCAGGCTAATATTTGTGTCGTGGATATCAATCCAATAATAGATAATGCGAAACTGAATAATATGCACCGACTCACGGTGTTATGGTGCGCTTTTATTATTGTTTTTGACGGTTTCGATCTTGCTGTACTGGGTGTGGTCCTTCCTGAGCTCATGGTGAACTGGGGCATCACTGCGGCTCAGGCGGGTCTGCTGGGCAGTTATACCTTAGTAGGCATGATGCTCGGCGCGATTTTATTGGGTCCGCTCTCAGATAAAATAGGAAGGAAGAAAACCATTAGTTTGTGTATTATCACCTTTAGCTTATTTACTTTTCTTTGCGGCTTTAGCGTTAATGCCAGCCAATTCGGCTGGTGTCGTTTTATCGCCGGCATGGGGCTGGGAGGCGTTATGCCCAGCGTTACGGCCCTCACCAGCGAATATTCACCTAAAAGTAAGCGGAGCCTGATGGTTGGGCTGATGTTTAGCGGTTATTCCATCGGCGGCATGCTCGCGGCGCTGTCAGGCATTTATTTGATCCCGGTCGCGGGGTGGCAATCTATATTTTATATTGCCGCTTTGCCACTCATTGTTTTGCCGTGGATGTTAAGCCACCTGCCCGAATCGGCGGCATTTCTAGTGAAAACCGAACAGCATGACCGTTTAAAACGCCTTTTGGAAAAGATCGCGCCAGACTATATCCATCAACCCGGTACGAAGTTTATCAGCTCTTCCTCGGCAGGTATAAAAGCGGGAAAGGCGACCCTGAAGGATCTGTTCGCTGAACGCAGAGGCTTAAGTACGTTGATGTTCTGGCTGGTTTTCTTCATGTCGCTGTTTGTCATCTACGGCATGACCTCCTGGTTGCCTAAGTTGATGTTGCAGGCTGGCTATCCATTAGGCTCCAGCCTGTCGTTCCTGTTTGCGCTGCATCTGGGCACCATTGTCGGGGCGTTGAGCAGTTGCTGGCTGATGGACCGAATGAATGGAAGACGTATTCTTATTGGGTATTTTTTGCTGGGTGCCGCCACTTTAGTGTTGTTGGGTACTCAGACGCCGGTGTACATCCTGTATTCGCTGCTGATTATTGCAGGTGCAAGCACTATTGGTACGCAAATCGCGATGAGTTCCTATGTCGCCCGTTTCTATCCTGGAACCATGACTTCAACGGGTCTTGGGTGGGGGTTAGGTATTGGTCGCATTGGCGCGATTCTGGGGCCCTTCATGGGCGGTGTATTGATTGATAGTGAATTGACGCTGCAGCAAAACTTTATGGCTTTCGCGCTGCCGTCGCTGCTGGCAGCGGTCTGCCTGCTTTTCGTCAATCCGCGCCTGGCGGCATCCTGAAAAAGCCATGGGAGGGATGGAGAGTTCGTACTCCAGAAAGCGAAAAACCCGCCATAGGCGGGTTCTTCTGAATATGGTGCCGGACTCGGAATCGATGTGTTTATTCATTGTTTTGATTTTTATTGATTATTTCTGGTTTGATTTATTTTATGCCCTCATTTGTACCCTCGTTCCCTTTGGCTGTAAATACGGAACACCATCGAGGACGGGTGGACATGATTTGAGGGTCTTAAGTGGCGTTTCCGGTACATTCACGGCACACTTGAACCGCCCCCCGAAAAACATACCAGAAACGCCAGAGCCACGTTGTACATGGGCTTCTTCGGCTAGGCAAGCTTAATGGCAAAATAGTTTCAGATGCGGGAGGGTAGCGCTGAGGGAAAATGCTTGGCGATGATATCGTTCAGCTTATCAACCAGCTCGGGCCGCTTGAATATGATATGTGCCGACCCCTTCTGAAAGTACTTAATTTTGAACATGGTATCCTCATAGCTGTCGCTGCTTCTTTTTGCATGAATGTGATCTCCAAGGCGTCGGGAGACATCCTCTCTGTTGTCGGGTATGGGCTGCCCATCGAGGAGCATCAGCATGCGTTCAAGGTCCGTTAACCGGTCACGCTGCGATCCCCAGTTCAGACCAAATCCCCATCTGTCGTGTTTTACGACGCTTTCCACGATGATTTTCTTCCCAAACTTACAAGGTAAGTTCGACTTGTAATTCCAGCTCAGGTTTTTGAAAACATTTATCACCCCACGCTCAAATACCTCCTCTTTACTCTGGTGCAGTTGTTCGAAGGTTGCGAGGATATTGGCTTCGCTGACGGCGGGGATATCTTCTTTTTCCAGGCTGTTGTGCCATTCAACACGGGCCTGCGCATCCATCAGCGAGAGCATGCCGGACTTCAGCATCAGATCTCGCCATATATCGCGATCGATATTGCGGGTAATCGCCTTCATGGCGGTTCCCGGTTTTTCCGTGAACCAGCAATCGTAGCGATGGCCTGGTCGCATACCCCAATCCTTTACCGTGCCGCCGCCGATGCTGCTGGTCAGCATTGAGATAGTACCAAGCTGGTGGATTAACGCTTCTATTTGCGCCAGCGCGGCGTTGCGCCCGGTGACGATACGTTCAATGCTGGTCGAGCAAATCACCGCGGTGTGGCCAGTTAATACTTCGGGTTCGATCTGCATATTTCTTACTCCATAATGAAAACACCCGCCGGGCTAAGGGCGGGTGCTATGTCGTGGTTCCTGTCATGGTGCTTGGGTCAGGGGGCATGCCGGGGGCATTCACCAGTCAAAGGTCTCAAACCCCGACAAAATATCGCCTGCTGCATCGAGGTGCAGGAGAGCGATGGGGTGATGGTTCATCAGCGTAACAACCAGCCGGCGGCAGGCTTTTGACACCCCTAACCGTTTAAGATGAAGTACCGGATGTCGCCAGGCATTGAGCCGAATCAGGTACCCCGTTCCGGTAAAATGGAGCCACTCACCGTGGCCATACTCCTCCTGCTGGTGTGAGGCGCGATACAGCAGAGAGTTATCTCCGTCGGTGATATGGGCGGTACTGCACTGGATACTCGTGAATAGCGCCCCGGTGGGGAATGTGTCACTGCTCATGGTTGCTTGCCTCCCTGAATGGCACGTGTGACCTCCCGGTAACCGGTTCGCGTCATCAGGCCGCAAGCCCGGCGGGCACGCAGAATATCTATGGCAGTCACAAGGGGCGATTGCGCCTGACAGGTGAAGCCCCGGCGGTCAATGCGTACCAGATCAAACTTTTCCACCATGGCATTCAGCGCATCCGCGAGGGAGATCCCGCCATCGATATGGACGTGTATCACGGCATCGTCGCTGAATGCGGTGTCGTTGAGTGTCAGACCGTAGTGCTGCGCCAGCAGGTAGGTGAGCAAGGATTGCCAGACAGTGATGGGAGACGGGCAAGGCTGAGCCGCCCGTGTGGGTGACGCGGGTACTGTTCGCATAAGGCGTATCTCTTTGTTGGATAATAAGAACGGTGTGAGACTAAAAATGCGGGGCGTTATACCTGGGCGTTTCAGATGTCGGATAAATCGCAATGTAGACGTAGCCGTATGAGCCGAGGCTGTCGGCTTCGCAGGTCAGGCCATGGCAATACAGCGTCTCACAGTGCTGGTGGCGCGGATTGAGTTCACCGGAGAGCAGCATCAATTCCAGGTGGTTGATGAACTGCGGGAAAGCCTTATCTAAATCATGGCGCTGTGCGTCGCTGAAAATCCCGCTGATGTCGGCCCGGTCGTCCAGAAAATGTAATCGTTCCCCCTCCTGCACCAGACGGGCGCCAAACTGCGGCGTGACGCTGCGTTTCAGTCCCCAGGTGGGAACAGTGTCGTTCGATGGCATGTGAGCCTCCTTATAGAAGCGTCGGATAAATCATAAGAGCCCGTGTTCGGCGAACGAGTACACCGTCATGCCGCCGACAATGCAGTGGTCCAGTACCCTGACGTCAATCAACGCCAGCGCGTCCTGTATCCGTTGGGTGATGAGTCGGTCGGCCTCGCTGGGGTCGGCATGCCCGGAAGGATGGCAGTGCGCGACAATGACTGCGGCCGCGTTATGTTTCAGTGCGCCCTTCACGATTTCACGCGGATGCACCTGCGTACTGGCGATGCTGCCGCTAAACAGGGACTCATGGGCCAGGAGGCGATGCTGGTTATCGAGATAGAGCGCCATAAAGACTTCGCGCTCCAGCCTGGCCATCTGCAGGCGCAGCCAGTCACGCACCATGAACGGGGCGGTGAAGGCTTCACCCGGTTTGCGCAGATGTTGCTCCAGCAACGCCAGTGCACGTTGAATGGTGCGTTGGGTGGGTAAGGGCAGACCGGCGGTTGCCGGAGATAAGGGTATATTCATCATGATGGTGTGCCGTTGTCTGGAGGGTTAGTCGATGATGCGCATAATGGCGTTGCTTTCGGGATGGCTGAGGGCGTAATCCCGCAGACGATAGTAGTGTTCGGTCATGGCGTCGCATTCGGTGCGGCAGGCGTGTTGACTGTAGGTTATCAGGCAGGCAATGATGCCGGCAGCTTCATGTCCTACCGTTGCGCTATTGCCGTTAAGGGCATTAAAGATAACGTACTCGCCTTCAGTCGACGGGATAATAAAAGCACCGCCGTTACTGAGGATGTAAAATTCCCAATAATCTCCGTGGTAGTCCTTACACAGGAGGTTGAGCCAGGAAAATATCGGTGACTCGAGGTGAAGCCATTGCGGAATGTCCCCAAAGTGCTGTAGCCAAAATGACAGGCGATCCGCGTCGCGAACGAGACTCGCTGTCAGTGTTGCGTGGGTGCTTATTGAACGTGTTGATGGTGTGCTGTTGGCAGTGCTCTCTTTCATAAATATTGTCCTTAGGTTGAGGTGGATTGAGCCGGGCAGCAGCCTGCCGCGGTGGGTACAGCGAGAAACGACGGTATCACGCCATAAAAAATGCCCCGCTCAAATGAACGGGGCATTTTGGTGTTGGTCAGAGATGACAGGTTGTCATTGCCGGAGGGGGCTCTCTGACAAGAACGTAGCTTTGAGGCCTCTCAGGCCATTATTATGTTTGGAGCGGTCGGGCGCCTGTGCGCTGTGGCTGCTGTGCATTGAGGGAAAGCCCGGCTAGCAGCGCGGCGATAATGACAAACAGGTGCCCTTCGGACGAGTCCAGCAGGAAGGAATTGAACAGATGGCAGGCCATGTAGCTGCTGAGCACCGCAACAAACAGATTGCGGCGTGCCGGCGGCAAGCGCCAGGCTGCATGGTAGCAGCTCCACATCCAGGTGAGGAACACCATCAATCCCAGTAACCCGCTCTGCACCGTTTCCAGCAGGTATTCATTGTGCGGATTATGCACGCTATAGCCTGTGTCCGGATTGCCGTACCAAAAGCTGCCGGCGCCGTTGCCCAGCAGCGGGGATTGCTTTATCAGTCGCAGGGCTTCCCGGGCGAATGCCGTGCGTTGCCCCATGGAGTTGTCGCAGGCCGCATAAGCCGTTTGAGCAGGGGCGAACAGGCACCCCTGAATTTGCTGGACGCCCAGCGTCAGGCGCTCCATGGCGCGGTTGGGGGTCATGACCAGCATCACGACAGCCAGTATGCCGCAGGCGAGCACGGCCACTTGCTGCTTGCGCCGGAGGGTAAGCAATAACCAGAGGCCCATACCAACGGCCAATGCCACATACCCGGTACGGCCCTGCACCATCAGCAGAACATTAACCGTCGCCAGCAACACCAGCCCCGCATACCCCCAGCGCCGTTTTCCGCTACAGGCAAAAGCACGCGACAACCAGATCAGCGCCGCCAGCGCCATAAACACGTTCTGGGTGATTTGCAGCTTAAACACCGTCGGGTTGTCGGGATTCAGCCCGCCCAATGTGACATGGCCAAGCCCGCTCGTGAGGCTGATGGCCAATATCGTGGCATTGGCCCACAGAAAGCCGCGGACAAAATGCGTCATCAGCCGCGGGTCCGCCAGGAAGAACAGCGCCAGCGGCAGGACATACAGCAATTTTTGGTATTTGCCGACCATTTTGGGGCCGTAGGTGTGGGCATGCGTCAGCAATGACAACGCCAGCAGGGCAAACATCAGGGCCGGCAACCAGACCAGAGGATGACAAGCGAGAGCAGCTAACTGCCGGATATCGCGCTGCCAGAGCAGACAGATGACAACCAGCCCCAGTGAGATATTCATCAGGGGATTGGAGGTCGGGAGGGAGACACCCAGCAAAAAGGCGGTAAACGCAAACAATCGCTGCTGAGGGGGCGTCTGTATCGACGAGGAAACTGTTGAGTTGAATAGCATCGTTGCGTTCTCATTGATAAGAGAAAATAAACGGTGAAAAGCCGCGATAGGGTTAACACTGCGCAGACTCGGCGATGGATGCCAGTTGCCTGTTAACCGCCTGTATCACATCGCCGGCCGGGATGGCCGCGAGGTAACGCTCGCCGGTGTTGGTGTCAACGGCTTCCGGGGCGGGCAACGGACGATAATCTCCGGCCCACAGCAACGTGTGGGGCGCCTGCCACGGGGACCATCGCGCGAGGTCGCTGGGCCCGAACAGCACCACCGAGGGCGTATTCAGCGCGGCGGCCATGTGCATCGGTACCGAGTCGACCCCGATAAACAGCCGTGCCCGGTCAATCAACACCGCGAGCTCCGGCAGCTCCAGACGCCCGGCCAGATTAACCACCCGCTGCGGTAACAGGCAGCCGGCCATAATGGCGCTTATCATGGCGGTTTCATCCGGTGAGCGCCCGCCGGTGAGCACCACCGTTCTGCCCTGGGCGGTCAGGTGGTTAATCACGGCGCTGAATCCGCCCGCCGTCCAGGTCTTGAAAGCCCAGCGTGCGGTCGGTTGTATCAGCACAAAATCGGTCAGGTGATGGCGCCTGCTGAGCCGGTCAACGTCATCCGCATCAGATTGCCGCCAGGCCTGCGTCACCTGCGTGATTGTTGTGGGCAAGGCCAGAGGGGCCAGAATACTGAGATTATTCAACACGGTGTGCTGCGCCGTGTCGGCAACGTCGACCAGTAACGAATGGCAGCCCCGCCAGAGTCGATTGTCGCGTTTGGGGTAGCGAAACCCCAGACTGAAGGTCGGTTTGAGAAAACGGCAATACAACGCCGCCCGCCACTGATCGGAGAGGTTAATCACCAGATCGTAATGGCCGGTCCGCAGGCTGTTCCATAACGCATATTCGCCGCGGTATTGCGCTTTCAGCCCTTGGCGCTTGAGCTCTCGATCCACGGTAAAGGTCAGATAAACATCCTGATTGCCGGCCAGCATTGCCTCGGTGCCGTCATAGACCAGAACATCGATCAACGCATTGGGGTAGTTGGCGCGCAATGTGCTCAGCACCGGCGTCATCAACAGGACGTCGCCAAAGTGGCGCAGCTTGATGATGAGGATGCGTTGCACGCTATCCCGGTGCAAAAGCGCATTGGGCACCTGGCGATCGGGGAGTGCGGCCGGCGGGGATACGGGGCGTTTGCCGGTGGTGCGATGGGCATTCATGGTTCGTCGCCTCAGAAAAATACAAAAGGCCGCTGCAGGGCCGAAAGAGTCCGTGAGGATAAAAATAGCGCTGCGCCACGGTTCGAAAACCCGAGAAGGCTGCAGGGAGAAAACGCCGTTCTCTCTGCCGTGCTCCCTGAACCGTCAATCTCGTTATCGCGGGAAAGCGGGCGGCTAGCAGACGTTCTCGTCATGGCTAAGTTCGGGGGTTATATCCTGATAAATTGCCCGGCGCTACGCGGTATTAACCGGATGAATAAAGCGTTACAACCGAATAATATCCTGCCCGATCTTAACGGTGACCGAGCAGCAAAGATAATTGGTTGTACAGATCAATTCGATCTCACCGATCGTTGAAAACGATCAATCCACTACGGATTACAGGGGTTCCAAGAAAGATCTTAAATATCTGAATTCAATGTGTTTTGTTGATACCTGCCAAGGTGATGGATTGGTATTGTTTGACAGGGGATAATATTCTCTGCACATGGGAAAGTGGCGTAGAAACTCGTTGTTTCATATCACAGGAGAGAGGGGATACATTTTTAGTATTAAAATAATCAATAGGATAAAGAAAAGGCCATGCCCGACACTGGGCATGGCCTTCGATGCATGGAAGCTCAACACATCAGGTCAGTTGCTTACCGACGGCGATAAGGCCGGCTAGCCAGCCGATACACTGAGGCCCCGCCAGCCAGAACAGCCGTGCTTTCAGCAGCCCGGTCATTCCTTCACGGGTATACACTGCATCCGGCATCAGCCACTGGCGCAGGAAAGCGCCGATGGTCATGCTGGCACCGGGTCCAAGGGTCATCCAGAACAGATACCCTATCCCTTGCCCGAAGCTGCGGATTTCGCCGGTGCTCCCGAAAACGTTAAACAGGACTACCACTAGCGCGATGGCGAAGGCAATCGCGAAATATTTAATAACAAGCACCATTTTCGTCTTTCCTTATTTTCTGCATTGCTGAGCTGCACTCAGCATGTTGTCCATAAAACGCGGGGGTACATAGCCGACCTGCTGGTTCATTTTCTCCAGTTCCCCGTGGGTATATTTCGTCTTCAGGTCATCCCAGATACATCCGCAGATAGCGGTAGTACCGCCGCCGGACTTACAGCCGCGGATAAATTCACGTTCGTTCTTGTCACCACAACCGCTCACGGCCAGAGCAGACAGCAGTGTGAAGGCCAGAAGTACGCCCCGGGAAGCCATCGTCATTTTTAATTGCCTGTTAATCATTGTGTTAATATCCATTCGTTAAAACGCCTCTGCTCAGAGGCTGTCCGATTGCGCCACGCCTTCCTGTTCAAGTGAATGGCTGATATTGTTTACCACCGTATTCGGGTCGAGCCGGATTTCCGCCAGATGCTTACCCGTATCAGGTGTTCCTTTGTACACGTCCAGGGACGCGAACGGTTTGCCTTCATCGTTTGTCCCGGCAGATACCTGGTATGAGACGTCGCCATTCCGGACTGTGAATT
Above is a window of Serratia nematodiphila DZ0503SBS1 DNA encoding:
- a CDS encoding DUF5983 family protein; its protein translation is MSSDTFPTGALFTSIQCSTAHITDGDNSLLYRASHQQEEYGHGEWLHFTGTGYLIRLNAWRHPVLHLKRLGVSKACRRLVVTLMNHHPIALLHLDAAGDILSGFETFDW
- the radC gene encoding RadC family protein; this translates as MNIPLSPATAGLPLPTQRTIQRALALLEQHLRKPGEAFTAPFMVRDWLRLQMARLEREVFMALYLDNQHRLLAHESLFSGSIASTQVHPREIVKGALKHNAAAVIVAHCHPSGHADPSEADRLITQRIQDALALIDVRVLDHCIVGGMTVYSFAEHGLL
- a CDS encoding MFS transporter → MSQANICVVDINPIIDNAKLNNMHRLTVLWCAFIIVFDGFDLAVLGVVLPELMVNWGITAAQAGLLGSYTLVGMMLGAILLGPLSDKIGRKKTISLCIITFSLFTFLCGFSVNASQFGWCRFIAGMGLGGVMPSVTALTSEYSPKSKRSLMVGLMFSGYSIGGMLAALSGIYLIPVAGWQSIFYIAALPLIVLPWMLSHLPESAAFLVKTEQHDRLKRLLEKIAPDYIHQPGTKFISSSSAGIKAGKATLKDLFAERRGLSTLMFWLVFFMSLFVIYGMTSWLPKLMLQAGYPLGSSLSFLFALHLGTIVGALSSCWLMDRMNGRRILIGYFLLGAATLVLLGTQTPVYILYSLLIIAGASTIGTQIAMSSYVARFYPGTMTSTGLGWGLGIGRIGAILGPFMGGVLIDSELTLQQNFMAFALPSLLAAVCLLFVNPRLAAS
- the rfaQ gene encoding putative lipopolysaccharide heptosyltransferase III; translated protein: MNAHRTTGKRPVSPPAALPDRQVPNALLHRDSVQRILIIKLRHFGDVLLMTPVLSTLRANYPNALIDVLVYDGTEAMLAGNQDVYLTFTVDRELKRQGLKAQYRGEYALWNSLRTGHYDLVINLSDQWRAALYCRFLKPTFSLGFRYPKRDNRLWRGCHSLLVDVADTAQHTVLNNLSILAPLALPTTITQVTQAWRQSDADDVDRLSRRHHLTDFVLIQPTARWAFKTWTAGGFSAVINHLTAQGRTVVLTGGRSPDETAMISAIMAGCLLPQRVVNLAGRLELPELAVLIDRARLFIGVDSVPMHMAAALNTPSVVLFGPSDLARWSPWQAPHTLLWAGDYRPLPAPEAVDTNTGERYLAAIPAGDVIQAVNRQLASIAESAQC
- a CDS encoding type IV toxin-antitoxin system YeeU family antitoxin codes for the protein MPSNDTVPTWGLKRSVTPQFGARLVQEGERLHFLDDRADISGIFSDAQRHDLDKAFPQFINHLELMLLSGELNPRHQHCETLYCHGLTCEADSLGSYGYVYIAIYPTSETPRYNAPHF
- a CDS encoding TA system toxin CbtA family protein, producing the protein MRTVPASPTRAAQPCPSPITVWQSLLTYLLAQHYGLTLNDTAFSDDAVIHVHIDGGISLADALNAMVEKFDLVRIDRRGFTCQAQSPLVTAIDILRARRACGLMTRTGYREVTRAIQGGKQP
- a CDS encoding helix-turn-helix transcriptional regulator; its protein translation is MSNINIVIDDENRYFAEGLRLSIEKYAKKNNRTICFLAPGAAEQPDMVLASSRRRAQRWRRTSQGGAPKVVTVKERPISAVKDAVRVLYRTDDQIKLFELLNEALSGSDSVLVKPQTLTQREWQVVNYLRSGVDQSQTARLLGVSVKTVHSHKRSVMSKLMLSRNHEFIYWLLSQEGEYS
- a CDS encoding O-antigen ligase family protein — encoded protein: MLFNSTVSSSIQTPPQQRLFAFTAFLLGVSLPTSNPLMNISLGLVVICLLWQRDIRQLAALACHPLVWLPALMFALLALSLLTHAHTYGPKMVGKYQKLLYVLPLALFFLADPRLMTHFVRGFLWANATILAISLTSGLGHVTLGGLNPDNPTVFKLQITQNVFMALAALIWLSRAFACSGKRRWGYAGLVLLATVNVLLMVQGRTGYVALAVGMGLWLLLTLRRKQQVAVLACGILAVVMLVMTPNRAMERLTLGVQQIQGCLFAPAQTAYAACDNSMGQRTAFAREALRLIKQSPLLGNGAGSFWYGNPDTGYSVHNPHNEYLLETVQSGLLGLMVFLTWMWSCYHAAWRLPPARRNLFVAVLSSYMACHLFNSFLLDSSEGHLFVIIAALLAGLSLNAQQPQRTGARPLQT
- a CDS encoding antirestriction protein; translated protein: MKESTANSTPSTRSISTHATLTASLVRDADRLSFWLQHFGDIPQWLHLESPIFSWLNLLCKDYHGDYWEFYILSNGGAFIIPSTEGEYVIFNALNGNSATVGHEAAGIIACLITYSQHACRTECDAMTEHYYRLRDYALSHPESNAIMRIID
- a CDS encoding DUF4942 domain-containing protein; its protein translation is MQIEPEVLTGHTAVICSTSIERIVTGRNAALAQIEALIHQLGTISMLTSSIGGGTVKDWGMRPGHRYDCWFTEKPGTAMKAITRNIDRDIWRDLMLKSGMLSLMDAQARVEWHNSLEKEDIPAVSEANILATFEQLHQSKEEVFERGVINVFKNLSWNYKSNLPCKFGKKIIVESVVKHDRWGFGLNWGSQRDRLTDLERMLMLLDGQPIPDNREDVSRRLGDHIHAKRSSDSYEDTMFKIKYFQKGSAHIIFKRPELVDKLNDIIAKHFPSALPSRI
- a CDS encoding LysR family transcriptional regulator yields the protein MELRHLRYFIAVAEEQNFSRAAERLHISQPPLSRQIQQLEASLGVRLFKRGSRPLVLTAAGRFLYGHALQFLAQSLELKTMTQRVGQVERPLSLGFVASTLYDILPQLIRRFRTAHPEVGLSLHEMTTLEQTRALKEGKIDVGFGRIRHEDMHIRRIILREEPLMAALAADHPLARSEGLTLRALQAETLIVYPQTPRPSFADQVLATFRDRALVPRKIMEVRELQVALGLVAAGEGIALVPHCLHSLKRPDVVYNALNEQRLVSPIIMSILQLDESEDIKTLLRMIYTLYDEQGIAYIKPERQD